Proteins from a single region of Hordeum vulgare subsp. vulgare chromosome 6H, MorexV3_pseudomolecules_assembly, whole genome shotgun sequence:
- the LOC123402023 gene encoding probable inactive linolenate hydroperoxide lyase has translation MTISLYTVLTSPSRRRQPLALPPREPHLLSSLYSTEKLRYPARASHHRIFGASVRPCVPAMLPSFSPAVTAAAMAPPPPKPIPGGYGAPVLGPLRDRLDYFWFQGPEEFFRRRAAQHRSTVFRANIPPTFPFFVGINPRVIAIVDTAAFTALFDPELVDKRDCLIGPYNPSDSFTGGTRVGVYLDTEEPEHERTKAFAMDLLRRSSRVWAPEFLEGVDGMLADIESDLAAGKEGGASFLVPLQRCIFRFLCRSVASADPAAEGLVDRYGLFILDVWLGLQLLPTQKVGAIPQPLEELLLHSFPFPSILAKPGYDLLYRFVAKHGAESVAVGVNDHGMSEKDAINNILFLLGFNAFGGFSVFLPFLILQIGKDAALRARLRDEVRAALDQHDGEVGFASVKGMPLVRSTVYEVLRMNPPVPLQFGRARRDFVLRSHGGEGFSVAGGEMLCGYQPLAMRDPEVFERPEEFVADRFVGAGGEALLRYVYWSNGPETGEPALGNKQCAAKDVVIATACMLVAELFRRYDDFECTGTAFTSLKKRPQPQPSS, from the coding sequence ATGACAATCTCACTGTACACCGTACTGACGTCTCCATCGCGGCGTCGTCAACCTctcgcccttcctccacgtgaGCCACACTTGCTCAGTTCACTCTACTCCACTGAGAAGTTGAGATATCCAGCTCGCGCTAGCCACCACCGCATCTTCGGCGCGTCCGTCCGACCGTGCGTGCCGGCCATGCTGCCGTCCTTCTCGCCGGCGGTCACCGCGGCGGCgatggcgccgccgccgccgaagccgATCCCGGGCGGCTACGGCGCGCCCGTGTTGGGCCCGCTCCGGGACCGCCTGGACTACTTCTGGTTCCAGGGCCCCGAGGAGTTCTTCCGGCGGCGCGCGGCGCAGCACCGGAGCACGGTGTTCCGCGCCAACATCCCGCCGACGTTCCCCTTCTTCGTGGGCATCAACCCTCGCGTGATCGCCATCGTGGACACGGCCGCCTTCACGGCGCTGTTCGACCCGGAGCTGGTCGACAAGCGCGACTGCCTCATCGGGCCGTACAACCCCAGCGACTCCTTCACGGGCGGCACCCGCGTGGGCGTGTACCTGGACACGGAGGAGCCGGAGCACGAGCGCACCAAGGCGTTCGCCATGGACCTCCTCCGCCGCAGCTCCCGCGTGTGGGCGCCCGAGTTCCTCGAGGGCGTGGACGGCATGCTCGCGGACATCGAGTCCGACCTCGCCGCCGGCAAGGAGGGCGGCGCCAGCTTCCTGGTCCCGCTGCAGAGGTGCATCTTCCGGTTCCTCTGCAGGTCCGTGGCCAGCGCCGACCCGGCCGCCGAGGGCCTGGTGGACCGGTACGGGCTCTTCATCCTCGACGTCTGGCTGGGGCTGCAGCTGCTGCCGACGCAGAAGGTCGGCGCCATCCCGCAGCCGCTGGAGGAGCTGCTCCTTCACTCCTTCCCGTTCCCCTCCATCCTCGCCAAGCCAGGGTACGACCTGCTATACCGCTTCGTAGCAAAGCACGGCGCCGAGTCCGTCGCCGTCGGCGTGAACGACCACGGCATGTCGGAGAAGGACGCCATCAACAACATCCTCTTCCTGCTGGGCTTCAACGCATTCGGGGGCTTCTCCGTCTTCCTCCCGTTCCTCATCCTCCAGATCGGCAAGGACGCGGCGCTCCGCGCGCGGCTCCGCGACGAGGTCCGCGCCGCGCTAGACCAGCACGACGGCGAGGTCGGGTTCGCGTCGGTGAAGGGGATGCCGCTGGTGCGGTCGACGGTGTACGAGGTGCTGCGGATGAACCCGCCAGTGCCGCTGCAGTTCGGGCGCGCGCGGCGGGACTTCGTGCTGCGGTCGCACGGCGGCGAGGGGTTCTCGGTGGCCGGCGGGGAGATGCTGTGCGGGTACCAGCCGCTGGCGATGAGGGACCCGGAGGTGTTCGAGCGGCCGGAGGAGTTCGTGGCGGACAGGTTCGTCGGGGCGGGCGGGGAGGCGCTGCTGCGGTACGTGTACTGGTCCAACGGGCCGGAGACCGGGGAGCCGGCGCTGGGGAACAAGCAGTGCGCCGCCAAGGACGTGGTCATCGCCACCGCGTGCATGCTCGTCGCCGAGCTCTTCCGCCGCTACGACGACTTCGAGTGCACCGGCACCGCCTTCACCAGCCTCAAGAAGCGGCCGCAGCCGCAGCCCAGCAGCTGA
- the LOC123401270 gene encoding pentatricopeptide repeat-containing protein At2g37230 encodes MARRHLRTPLLPLLSRAPTPIHLRHALCSSTTAPTIDAPPPAASPAETPEDAPARTAPEAPEAGEQAPARATREEEPLHETILHMIRRRKWTTRMENSVRLLCPALTAPVVHGVISAAAAANRADLSLQFFRFAYRRAGFRPEPATFALLVPILASKGMLNHARCILLDTMPSFSVCPDEATVAALVAAYGRAGIPQEAVKLFRLMPELGITRTALSYNAVLKAILCRGREAMARRVYNAMIADGVAPTLSTYNTLIWGFGLCKKMESAVRVFGDMKGHGVAPDVTTYNTLLNAWVRKGDLESARKVFDEMPEAGLERNSISYNVMIKGYVDANRVEEALGLFTEMGEKGLRLTEKTFAVLMPGLCDDEGKAAEARKAVADMAERRLTPKDKSVFLRLVSTLCKAGDFDGALEVHKKSGQFKHVLVDPRQYGVLMESLCAGGKCDGAVQVLDELLEKGTLLSPKSPVLEAPAYNPVIEYLCNNGNTDKAETFFRQLMKKGVDDKSAFNSLIRGHAKEGALDAAKEILAIMTRRGVPTDPHSHALLIDSFLKKNEPADAKTALDSMMEHGHLPRPALFQSVMAALFNDGRVQTASRVMKSMIEKGITENMDMANKIVEALFMRGHVEEAIGRVNLMVENGCMPDLNKLLAALCEKDKVMEAQKLADFALDRDFEVSFSTYDRVLEALYTEEKTLPAYSMLCKIKHKGGIVDQKGCDALMDSLKAGGYSKQADILSRILVENGSSTSKRGKKSAMGA; translated from the coding sequence ATGGCGCGCCGCCACCTCCGCACCCCCCTCCTCCCGCTCCTCTCCCGCGCCCCCACCCCCATCCACCTCCGCCACGCCCTctgctcctccaccaccgcccccaccATCGACGCACCGCCGCCCGCCGCATCCCCCGCCGAGACCCCGGAGGATGCCCCGGCAAGAACTGCGCCGGAGGCGCCGGAGGCGGGGGAGCAGGCCCCGGCACGCGCCACGCGGGAGGAGGAGCCCCTGCACGAGACGATCCTGCACATGATCCGGCGCCGCAAGTGGACGACCCGGATGGAGAACTCGGTGCGGCTGCTCTGCCCGGCGCTCACGGCGCCGGTCGTCCACGGCGTGATCTCCGCGGCGGCGGCCGCCAACCGCGCCGACCTCTCGCTCCAGTTCTTCCGCTTCGCGTACCGCCGTGCGGGCTTCCGCCCGGAGCCGGCCACCTTCGCGCTCCTCGTCCCGATCCTCGCCTCCAAGGGCATGCTCAACCACGCCCGCTGCATCCtgctcgacaccatgccgtccttCTCCGTCTGCCCCGACGAGGCCACGGTCGCCGCCCTCGTCGCCGCCTACGGCAGGGCCGGCATCCCGCAGGAGGCCGTCAAGCTCTTCCGCCTCATGCCCGAGCTCGGCATCACCCGCACCGCGCTCTCCTACAACGCCGTGCTCAAGGCCATCCTCTGCCGCGGCCGCGAGGCCATGGCCAGGCGGGTCTACAATGCCATGATCGCCGACGGCGTCGCCCCCACCCTGTCCACCTACAACACGCTCATCTGGGGCTTCGGCCTGTGCAAGAAGATGGAGTCCGCCGTCAGGGTGTTTGGGGACATGAAGGGCCACGGGGTGGCGCCGGATGTGACCACCTATAACACCCTGCTCAATGCCTGGGTGCGGAAGGGCGATCTGGAGAGTGCAcggaaggtgtttgatgaaatgccggaAGCTGGGCTTGAACGGAACTCGATCTCATACAATGTCATGATCAAGGGATATGTTGACGCGAACAGGGTCGAGGAGGCATTGGGTTTGTTCACGGAGATGGGGGAGAAGGGGCTGAGGTTGACTGAGAAGACGTTTGCTGTGTTGATGCCGGGGCTTTGCGATGATGAGGGGAAGGCTGCGGAGGCCCGCAAGGCAGTAGCGGACATGGCGGAGCGACGACTCACGCCGAAGGACAAATCTGTGTTTTTGAGGCTCGTGTCGACATTGTGCAAAGCTGGGGATTTTGATGGTGCGTTGGAGGTGCATAAGAAGAGCGGGCAGTTCAAGCATGTCCTGGTGGATCCGAGGCAGTACGGTGTGTTGATGGAGAGCTTGTGTGCAGGTGGTAAGTGTGATGGTGCTGTGCAGGTGCTGGATGAGCTTCTAGAGAAGGGCACACTGCTTAGCCCAAAGAGTCCAGTGCTGGAAGCACCGGCTTATAATCCAGTGATTGAGTATCTTTGCAACAATGGAAATACCGACAAGGCCGAGACGTTCTTCAGGCAGCTGATGAAGAAAGGTGTGGATGACAAGTCTGCATTCAACAGTCTTATCCGTGGGCATGCAAAGGAAGGCGCACTGGATGCTGCAAAGGAGATTCTTGCCATTATGACACGCCGTGGCGTTCCTACTGACCCCCACTCGCACGCACTGCTTATTGATAGCTTCCTGAAGAAGAATGAGCCAGCTGATGCAAAGACAGCCTTGGACAGCATGATGGAACATGGTCACTTACCAAGGCCAGCTCTGTTCCAGTCTGTCATGGCGGCGCTCTTCAACGATGGCCGGGTTCAGACTGCAAGCAGGGTCATGAAGAGTATGATTGAGAAGGGGATTACTGAGAACATGGATATGGCAAATAAGATCGTGGAGGCTCTCTTCATGAGGGGTCATGTGGAGGAGGCGATTGGTCGCGTCAATCTGATGGTGGAAAATGGTTGTATGCCTGATCTGAATAAGTTGCTAGCTGCCCTTTGCGAGAAGGACAAAGTGATGGAAGCTCAAAAGCTGGCTGATTTTGCGTTGGACCGGGACTTTGAAGTTAGCTTCTCAACCTATGACAGAGTCCTGGAAGCCCTGTACACTGAGGAGAAGACATTGCCAGCCTACTCCATGCTCTGCAAGATCAAGCACAAAGGAGGCATTGTAGACCAGAAGGGTTGCGATGCTTTGATGGATAGCTTGAAAGCTGGAGGATACTCAAAGCAAGCTGACATTTTGTCTAGGATCTTGGTGGAGAATGGCTCATCAACATCCAAGAGGGGCAAGAAGTCTGCCATGGGTGCATAG